Genomic window (Halofilum ochraceum):
AGCGCCAGCGGGCATGGCTGGCGATGCTGGTCGCGCAGGACAGCCGCTGTATGCTTCTGGATGAGCCCATATCGGCGCTCGACGTAGCCCACCAGATGGACGTGATGGAGCGGATCCGGCACCTGTGTCTCGAACGCGGGCTCACGGTCGTCGCCGTCCTCCATGACGTGAACATCGCCGCCCGTTTCTGCGATGAGCTCGTAGCCCTGCACGGCGGCCAGCGCGTGGTTACCGGCACACCGGCGGAGGTCGTTCAGCCGGAAACACTCGAGCGTATCTACGGCGTGCCGATGGGTGTCATGCACACGCCCGAGCACGCGCTGCCGATCAGCTACGTCGCCTAAAGCGATGCGCACGCCCGCCGAAGGGGAGCGCGTCGGCAATGGTTCGCCGGAGATGCCGCTGCCCGACGCCTTGCACGCGCTGCTCCGGGAGCGCTGGCCTTTCTGCTGTGATCGGATTCTCCTTCACCCCTCCGTTGGCGATGCGGTTCCCCTGACCGGATCCGATGCCGATCGTGCGCTGTGCGACTGTTTCGAGCGCTGGTGCGGGGGAATGCAGGGCGAGGACCGGCGCGGCCTGGGGTCGCTCTGGACGCAGTGGTATGCCGTGACCGTCTGGCCGCCGCTCGTCGCGGGGATTCTCTTGCTGGGACGGGCGCCGCGGTTCGAATGCCGCGAGACGCGGCTGCTGGTGGATGAAGACGGCTGTCCGAGCGGTCTCGGCATCGCGCCCGAAGTGCAGAGTGGCGATCCGGCAACGCTGCTCGACGCGCTGACCGCTGCGCACGCGACTCCATTGATCAACGCGGTGGCCGAGGCCACTGCAACGGCGCCGCGCGTGCCGTGGAGCAACGTGGCCAACGTGCTCGGATGGATGCTGGCGGAACTCGGAACCGTCGCCGACGAGGCTACGCTGGCACCCGGTTATGAACTGTTGACCCGACGCCACCAGCCCGACGGACGCCCCAATCCGCTGTATCTGGGCGCCAGGCGCGTGGCTGTGCCCGGACGTCCGGCCCGACGAGTGTGCTGTCTGCGTTACCGCCTGAGCGGGTTCGACTACTGTGGCGACTGTCCGATCACCTGCTCTTGTGGAACCTCTGATGATCGGGGGGCCTGACCGTCGGGGTTTTGGTGATGCACGGGTGCGCCACGCAAAGTCCGATCTGTATCGTTCCTCAACGCGATGGCTGGATTACTCCAGTGTTCCCGTCGTCGTCATTGGCAGGGATGACCGTAAGCCGGCTTGAGACCGAAGGGAGCCAGCCGGCGGGACAGCACCAGCCGTTGTCGGGAGGTCCCGCTGCTGACGCCGGCTGTTGCCTGCGGCAAAAGCCGGCTCACGGCGAGCCTTCGGTCACCTGCCGTTGTGAGTCCGTCCGTGGTTCATGAACGCCGCAGCAGCCACATAAAGTAGAGCCCGCCGATGAAGGCGGCTGCCAGCCCCGCGGGCCATTCATGCGGTACCAGAAGGGTACGTCCGGCCCAGTCGGCGGCCACCATGACGAGCACGCCGATAGCGGCCGCGCCGATGATCTGCGTGCGCACCCGGCGCAGCCCCAGCATGCGGGCCATGTGCGGCGCCATCAGACCGACGAAACTGAGCGGGCCGACCAGCAGTGTGGCGACCGCCGTTGCCAGCGCCGCGAGCGTCAGCAGGACAAGATGCGCCATGTTCACCCGTACGCCGCGCGCACCGGCCGCTTCCGCGCCCAGCCCGAGCAGTTCGAGCCAGCGGTGCAGCGCCAGCACCGTCGGCGCGAGCAGCATCACGGCCATCCCGGCGCCGATCACCAGCGGCCAGTCCACGCCATACGTCGAGCCCGAGACCCAGCTCAGCAGGCGCAGCCAGAGTGGGCTGCCACTCGCCGCGACAAGCCCGATCAACCCGTCATAGATCGCCTTGATCGCGATGCCGGCGAGCAGGATCCGCTCGGGCGCGGCACCGCCGTGGCGGGCGAACCAGAGCAGGCCGCCCGTGGTCACGACCGCGCCCGCGGTGCCCGCGGCGACCAGAGCCGGTTCGCCGGCCCCCGGTTGTGCCATCACGAGCAGGGTCACGCCGGCGAGCGCGCCCCCGCTGATGCCGAGCACTTCTGGACTCGCCATGGGGTTGCGCAGCAGGCGTTGCAGGATCGTGCCGGCCAGCGCCAGCAGCAGGCCCGCGCAGGCGGCCGCGACCACCCGCGGGGCACGCCAGGGACTCGCGTCGAGCACGGTTGCGATATCGCGCAGATGCCAGCCACTCGCGTCGCGTCCGAGCAGCAGCGCGATCACGGCGACCGCGAGGGCCACCAGCCAGAGCGCGGTGACTCGCCCGGTTGCATGCGTGCCCGGGTGGGGGACGGTGGCGGTCTGCATCGGAGCCGCGCGCGGGCGGACCTGGCGCAGCAGCCACAGCAGCAACGGTGCGCCGAGGAGCGCGGTAACGGCCCCGGTGGGCAGTAGGCCCGAGGTATACACGTCGAGCTGCTGCACGCACTGGTCGGTCACGAACAGCAGCAGCGCACCGATCGCCGGCGCGGCGAACAGGCGCTGGCCGATCGTGCGGGCGCCGAGCTGCCGTGCCAGCGCCGGAGCGGCGAGACCGACGAACGCGATGATGCCGACGGCACTCACGATCGCCGCCGCCAGGTAGACCGCGGCCGCCAGTGCAAGCAGACGCGCACGCTGCAGGGAAAGTCCCAGCCCGCGGGCGCTGTGGTCATCCAGCGTCAGGATCGCGAGGGGCCGCGCGAGCAGCGCGAGCAGGCCCAGCACGACCAGCACGCGCGGGGCGAGGAACGTGACGCCGCTCCAGTCATGCTGGGTGAGCGCGCC
Coding sequences:
- the fhuF gene encoding siderophore-iron reductase FhuF, giving the protein MRTPAEGERVGNGSPEMPLPDALHALLRERWPFCCDRILLHPSVGDAVPLTGSDADRALCDCFERWCGGMQGEDRRGLGSLWTQWYAVTVWPPLVAGILLLGRAPRFECRETRLLVDEDGCPSGLGIAPEVQSGDPATLLDALTAAHATPLINAVAEATATAPRVPWSNVANVLGWMLAELGTVADEATLAPGYELLTRRHQPDGRPNPLYLGARRVAVPGRPARRVCCLRYRLSGFDYCGDCPITCSCGTSDDRGA
- the fhuB gene encoding Fe(3+)-hydroxamate ABC transporter permease FhuB, with protein sequence MTEAIRPRALPAGGIALLAGALVLAGFNLVGIGDPGALVEAWRAPASAPIGAVQVLHAWLPRLVMSLLAGAGLALAGTVMQQVLRNPIASPLTLGVAAGSQLGLSVLTLTAPALLAPFGEAVAVAGGALALGIVLALTWRRGLEPVSVVLAGLVVSLYFGAVNAGLLLFFEFDLKALLIWGGGALTQHDWSGVTFLAPRVLVVLGLLALLARPLAILTLDDHSARGLGLSLQRARLLALAAAVYLAAAIVSAVGIIAFVGLAAPALARQLGARTIGQRLFAAPAIGALLLFVTDQCVQQLDVYTSGLLPTGAVTALLGAPLLLWLLRQVRPRAAPMQTATVPHPGTHATGRVTALWLVALAVAVIALLLGRDASGWHLRDIATVLDASPWRAPRVVAAACAGLLLALAGTILQRLLRNPMASPEVLGISGGALAGVTLLVMAQPGAGEPALVAAGTAGAVVTTGGLLWFARHGGAAPERILLAGIAIKAIYDGLIGLVAASGSPLWLRLLSWVSGSTYGVDWPLVIGAGMAVMLLAPTVLALHRWLELLGLGAEAAGARGVRVNMAHLVLLTLAALATAVATLLVGPLSFVGLMAPHMARMLGLRRVRTQIIGAAAIGVLVMVAADWAGRTLLVPHEWPAGLAAAFIGGLYFMWLLRRS